The Drosophila nasuta strain 15112-1781.00 chromosome 2L, ASM2355853v1, whole genome shotgun sequence genome window below encodes:
- the LOC132798516 gene encoding F-box/LRR-repeat protein 15 isoform X1, with the protein MCTLHIEEETHLAVMGSRRTRTPSPMMMLMSRPHNGELTLFDISWEDVLIPHMCSLLSLKDLFNLRSCSRTALRFAEAALERRQELQLSGNNTSNIEHAFKVMARCCRRLEHLHLARCKWLTDELLLPLLNNNKQRLSAVNLNECINITALSLQPIIVQCKELRVLKLSKCQWLTTGAVDALTLHQSKLVEFDISHCGAIGERCLIIFFRKLNKLTILSLANTPSVTDQVLIQIGNYCRELEHINLIGCASISDYGVHISFSALGVHCKRLQSLLIQRCHRITERALAPLRQQRVHIDRPRAQNVAAAYNLNDFYPSDFLIY; encoded by the exons ATGTGTACGCTGCACATTGAGGAGGAGACACATTTAGCTGTCATGGGCAGCCGCAGAACACGCACTCCCAGCCccatgatgatgctgatgtcAAGGCCACATAACGGAGAACTAACGCTCTTCGACATTAGCTGGGAGGATGTGCTCATACCACACATGTGCAGCCTGCTGTCGCTTAAGGATCTCTTTAATTTGCGCAGTTGCTCACGCACCGCTCTGCGCTTCGCTGAAGCGGCGCTGGAACGCCGCCAGGAGCTGCAACTCTCCGGGAATAACACAAGCAATATCGAGCACGCTTTCAAGGTGATGGCCCGCTGTTGTCGTCGCCTGGAGCACCTGCATTTGGCCCGTTGCAAGTGGCTAACCgacgagctgctgctgccgctgctcaacaacaacaaacagcgtTTGAGCGCCGTTAATCTTAATGAATGCATCAACATCACGGCACTGTCACTGCAGCCCATCATTGTCCAGTGCAAGGAGCTGCGAGTACTGAAACTCTCCAAGTGCCAATGGCTGACGACAGGCGCTGTCGATGCGCTAACGCTGCATCAGAGCAAACTGGTGGAGTTTGACATCTCGCATTGTGGCGCAATTGGTGAACGTTGCCTGATCATCTTCTTTCGCAAGCTCAACAAGCTGACGATTCTATCGCTGGCCAATACGCCGAGTGTCACGGATCAGGTGCTCATCCAAATTGGCAACTATTGTCGCGAGTTGGAGCACATTAATCTGATCGGTTGCGCCTCCATCTCGGACTATGGCGTCCA CATCTCTTTCAGCGCCCTCGGCGTGCATTGCAAGCGACTGCAGTCGCTGCTCATTCAACGCTGCCACCGCATCACGGAGCGCGCCTTGGCGCCATTGCGTCAACAGCGGGTGCACATTGATCGGCCACGTGCCCAGAATGTTGCTGCAGCCTACAACTTGAACGATTTCTATCCCAGCGATTTTCTTATTTACTAG
- the LOC132798516 gene encoding F-box/LRR-repeat protein 15 isoform X2 — protein MCTLHIEEETHLAVMGSRRTRTPSPMMMLMSRPHNGELTLFDISWEDVLIPHMCSLLSLKDLFNLRSCSRTALRFAEAALERRQELQLSGNNTSNIEHAFKVMARCCRRLEHLHLARCKWLTDELLLPLLNNNKQRLSAVNLNECINITALSLQPIIVQCKELRVLKLSKCQWLTTGAVDALTLHQSKLVEFDISHCGAIGERCLIIFFRKLNKLTILSLANTPSVTDQVLIQIGNYCRELEHINLIGCASISDYGVHALGVHCKRLQSLLIQRCHRITERALAPLRQQRVHIDRPRAQNVAAAYNLNDFYPSDFLIY, from the exons ATGTGTACGCTGCACATTGAGGAGGAGACACATTTAGCTGTCATGGGCAGCCGCAGAACACGCACTCCCAGCCccatgatgatgctgatgtcAAGGCCACATAACGGAGAACTAACGCTCTTCGACATTAGCTGGGAGGATGTGCTCATACCACACATGTGCAGCCTGCTGTCGCTTAAGGATCTCTTTAATTTGCGCAGTTGCTCACGCACCGCTCTGCGCTTCGCTGAAGCGGCGCTGGAACGCCGCCAGGAGCTGCAACTCTCCGGGAATAACACAAGCAATATCGAGCACGCTTTCAAGGTGATGGCCCGCTGTTGTCGTCGCCTGGAGCACCTGCATTTGGCCCGTTGCAAGTGGCTAACCgacgagctgctgctgccgctgctcaacaacaacaaacagcgtTTGAGCGCCGTTAATCTTAATGAATGCATCAACATCACGGCACTGTCACTGCAGCCCATCATTGTCCAGTGCAAGGAGCTGCGAGTACTGAAACTCTCCAAGTGCCAATGGCTGACGACAGGCGCTGTCGATGCGCTAACGCTGCATCAGAGCAAACTGGTGGAGTTTGACATCTCGCATTGTGGCGCAATTGGTGAACGTTGCCTGATCATCTTCTTTCGCAAGCTCAACAAGCTGACGATTCTATCGCTGGCCAATACGCCGAGTGTCACGGATCAGGTGCTCATCCAAATTGGCAACTATTGTCGCGAGTTGGAGCACATTAATCTGATCGGTTGCGCCTCCATCTCGGACTATGGCGTCCA CGCCCTCGGCGTGCATTGCAAGCGACTGCAGTCGCTGCTCATTCAACGCTGCCACCGCATCACGGAGCGCGCCTTGGCGCCATTGCGTCAACAGCGGGTGCACATTGATCGGCCACGTGCCCAGAATGTTGCTGCAGCCTACAACTTGAACGATTTCTATCCCAGCGATTTTCTTATTTACTAG
- the LOC132798516 gene encoding F-box/LRR-repeat protein 15 isoform X3 produces the protein MCTLHIEEETHLAVMGSRRTRTPSPMMMLMSRPHNGELTLFDISWEDVLIPHMCSLLSLKDLFNLRSCSRTALRFAEAALERRQELQLSGNNTSNIEHAFKVMARCCRRLEHLHLARCKWLTDELLLPLLNNNKQRLSAVNLNECINITALSLQPIIVQCKELRVLKLSKCQWLTTGAVDALTLHQSKLVEFDISHCGAIGERCLIIFFRKLNKLTILSLANTPSVTDQVLIQIGNYCRELEHINLIGCASISDYGVHALTRSCPQLQSLMVQRCPLVTERVLAPLRGRLHIDRPSMGYNLPAMQHRLYLQV, from the exons ATGTGTACGCTGCACATTGAGGAGGAGACACATTTAGCTGTCATGGGCAGCCGCAGAACACGCACTCCCAGCCccatgatgatgctgatgtcAAGGCCACATAACGGAGAACTAACGCTCTTCGACATTAGCTGGGAGGATGTGCTCATACCACACATGTGCAGCCTGCTGTCGCTTAAGGATCTCTTTAATTTGCGCAGTTGCTCACGCACCGCTCTGCGCTTCGCTGAAGCGGCGCTGGAACGCCGCCAGGAGCTGCAACTCTCCGGGAATAACACAAGCAATATCGAGCACGCTTTCAAGGTGATGGCCCGCTGTTGTCGTCGCCTGGAGCACCTGCATTTGGCCCGTTGCAAGTGGCTAACCgacgagctgctgctgccgctgctcaacaacaacaaacagcgtTTGAGCGCCGTTAATCTTAATGAATGCATCAACATCACGGCACTGTCACTGCAGCCCATCATTGTCCAGTGCAAGGAGCTGCGAGTACTGAAACTCTCCAAGTGCCAATGGCTGACGACAGGCGCTGTCGATGCGCTAACGCTGCATCAGAGCAAACTGGTGGAGTTTGACATCTCGCATTGTGGCGCAATTGGTGAACGTTGCCTGATCATCTTCTTTCGCAAGCTCAACAAGCTGACGATTCTATCGCTGGCCAATACGCCGAGTGTCACGGATCAGGTGCTCATCCAAATTGGCAACTATTGTCGCGAGTTGGAGCACATTAATCTGATCGGTTGCGCCTCCATCTCGGACTATGGCGTCCA CGCTTTGACCCGCAGCTGCCCCCAGCTCCAATCGCTAATGGTCCAGCGTTGTCCACTGGTCACTGAGCGCGTCCTTGCGCCGCTTCGTGGACGCCTTCACATCGATCGGCCCAGCATGGGATACAATCTGCCCGCCATGCAGCATCGTCTCTATCTGCAGGTCTGA